A portion of the Sporomusaceae bacterium FL31 genome contains these proteins:
- a CDS encoding thiamine biosynthesis protein ThiF codes for MNDFEAALGKYFSAEQIKKIQSKKIGIGGAGGLGSNCAQMLVRSGFKYFRIADFDVIDYSNLNRQFYFYGQVGRAKVAALQENLTQINSDVEIEIVKGQITPDNVATIFADCDIVVEAFDKAIYKKLIVETYLKSGKFLVSASGLAGWGNSERIKTHKIKENFYLIGDLETEAGPNCPPLAPCVHIAAAKQADAILQYVLGSMKEGD; via the coding sequence ATGAATGATTTTGAAGCGGCTCTTGGCAAGTATTTCTCTGCCGAGCAAATTAAAAAAATCCAGAGCAAAAAAATTGGTATCGGTGGCGCTGGGGGACTTGGATCTAACTGTGCTCAGATGTTAGTACGGAGTGGATTTAAATATTTTAGGATCGCGGATTTTGATGTTATAGACTATAGTAATTTAAACCGGCAATTTTATTTTTATGGTCAGGTTGGCAGGGCTAAGGTGGCTGCATTGCAAGAGAATTTAACGCAAATTAACTCTGATGTAGAAATCGAGATAGTTAAAGGTCAAATAACCCCTGATAATGTAGCAACGATATTTGCTGATTGTGATATTGTAGTTGAAGCGTTTGATAAAGCGATTTATAAAAAGCTGATTGTAGAAACCTACCTAAAGTCTGGTAAATTTCTTGTATCTGCATCAGGGTTAGCAGGGTGGGGCAATAGCGAGAGAATAAAAACTCATAAAATCAAAGAAAATTTTTACTTAATCGGAGACCTTGAAACTGAGGCAGGACCGAACTGTCCGCCTCTGGCTCCTTGTGTTCATATTGCTGCTGCTAAACAAGCGGATGCTATCCTGCAATATGTATTAGGCTCAATGAAGGAAGGTGATTAA
- the thiG gene encoding thiazole synthase: MQDILKIGGQELTSRLFLGTGKFAVNKIIPEVVAASGAEVVTVALRRVDNEHNEENIAACIPKQCVLMPNTSGARNAIEAVRIARLAKAMGCGNWIKIEVISDNRYLLPDNYETIKATEILAAEGFVVLPYMSPDLMAAKKLVEVGAAAVMPLGSPIGTNRGLKTKELIKILIEEIPVPIIVDAGIGKPSEAAEAMELGAAAVLVNTAVATANNPVVMGRAFGMAVQAGRAAFLAGPGAVKEYAAASSPLTGFLHE; this comes from the coding sequence ATGCAAGATATTTTGAAAATTGGCGGGCAAGAATTAACAAGTCGGTTATTTTTGGGTACTGGAAAATTTGCAGTTAATAAAATCATTCCAGAGGTAGTAGCAGCTTCTGGGGCTGAAGTGGTTACGGTAGCTTTGAGGCGTGTAGATAATGAGCATAACGAAGAGAATATTGCAGCCTGTATTCCAAAACAATGTGTATTGATGCCAAATACGTCAGGAGCGCGTAATGCAATTGAAGCTGTCCGTATTGCCCGACTGGCTAAGGCGATGGGCTGTGGCAATTGGATCAAAATAGAGGTCATTTCTGATAATCGCTATTTATTACCCGATAATTATGAGACTATCAAGGCTACGGAAATATTAGCTGCGGAAGGGTTTGTTGTTCTTCCGTACATGAGCCCAGATCTTATGGCAGCTAAAAAATTGGTAGAGGTTGGAGCGGCTGCTGTTATGCCATTAGGATCTCCTATTGGTACGAATCGGGGGCTGAAAACTAAAGAGTTAATTAAGATATTAATAGAAGAAATACCGGTGCCGATCATTGTAGATGCTGGAATTGGTAAACCATCTGAAGCTGCCGAGGCTATGGAATTGGGGGCCGCAGCTGTGCTAGTTAATACCGCAGTAGCAACAGCCAACAATCCTGTTGTGATGGGACGTGCTTTTGGAATGGCTGTCCAAGCTGGTCGTGCAGCATTTTTAGCTGGTCCGGGAGCTGTTAAAGAATATGCGGCAGCATCTTCACCTTTGACTGGCTTTTTGCATGAGTAA
- a CDS encoding GTP cyclohydrolase 1 type 2 homolog produces MPVSCQVVMEAMDKMAPRHLAESWDNVGLLVGNPAQSIAKILVCLDVTEAVVNHAIANGVNLIIAHHPLIFKPLPNLRTDSPQGKLLADILKADIAVFSAHTNLDVASNGVNDVLATRFQLQDLECLTSSYSEKLLKLAVFVPKDYVELVRKAITTAGAGHIGKYSDCTYHSEGIGTFLPREGSSPFIGEQGNLTYTPEVKLETIMPERISKKVIKAMLKSHPYEEVAYDIYPLINSSEHLGLGRIGKLPSANTLGEFALVAKEVLGVNQVRIVGSLDKKVHKVAVCGGSGASLIKRAAFLGADVLVTGDLKYHEAQDAIALGLAVIDAGHYATELPVVVHLADYLRTCAATGKWKVEIDADDISHDVFTVIV; encoded by the coding sequence ATGCCTGTAAGCTGTCAAGTCGTGATGGAGGCCATGGATAAAATGGCACCTAGACATTTAGCTGAAAGTTGGGATAATGTTGGGCTGTTAGTGGGTAATCCGGCTCAGTCAATTGCTAAAATACTTGTATGTTTAGATGTGACCGAGGCCGTTGTTAATCACGCGATAGCCAATGGTGTAAATTTGATTATTGCGCATCACCCCTTAATATTTAAACCTTTGCCAAATTTGCGCACAGATTCTCCGCAGGGCAAACTCTTAGCTGATATTCTAAAAGCTGATATTGCAGTTTTTTCGGCTCACACTAATCTTGATGTTGCCAGCAATGGTGTAAATGATGTTTTGGCTACCCGATTTCAGCTGCAAGACTTAGAATGCTTAACCAGCAGTTATAGTGAAAAGCTGCTTAAACTCGCCGTTTTTGTTCCTAAAGACTATGTAGAATTGGTTCGAAAAGCCATTACGACGGCTGGCGCAGGTCACATTGGGAAATATAGTGATTGTACATACCATAGCGAAGGAATTGGCACTTTTTTACCACGTGAAGGTTCTAGTCCTTTTATTGGTGAACAAGGAAACTTAACTTATACGCCTGAAGTTAAGTTAGAAACGATTATGCCTGAAAGAATTAGTAAAAAAGTCATTAAGGCCATGCTGAAGAGTCATCCCTATGAAGAAGTAGCCTATGATATTTACCCTTTGATCAATTCGAGTGAACATTTAGGGCTGGGGAGAATCGGTAAATTACCTTCAGCTAACACACTTGGTGAATTTGCACTTGTAGCTAAAGAAGTTCTTGGCGTCAATCAAGTTAGGATTGTTGGCTCACTTGATAAGAAGGTTCATAAAGTAGCTGTTTGTGGCGGCAGCGGTGCAAGCTTAATAAAAAGGGCCGCCTTTTTAGGTGCTGATGTTCTCGTTACAGGCGATCTAAAATACCATGAAGCTCAGGATGCGATTGCTCTAGGTTTAGCGGTGATTGATGCAGGTCATTATGCTACAGAATTGCCTGTTGTTGTGCATCTAGCTGATTATTTAAGAACATGCGCTGCTACTGGCAAATGGAAAGTTGAAATTGATGCAGATGATATAAGTCACGATGTTTTTACTGTAATTGTGTAA
- a CDS encoding NLP/P60, which translates to MNRVTRILVILLMLVCTVSITYASAFEQGDQGQDVVAIQARLNTLGYEIVADGDYGPATVNAVKAFQRDRGLESDGVIGSQTYRALMGREIPTSRDGSSVSVRRLTQTSFRYIGVPYMFGGTTPNGFDCSGFVQFVFGNNGISLPRTADQQFEMGQPVSYSRLQPGDLVFFSTYASGPSHSGIYLGDGKFISATSSRGVAVDLMESRYWGSRYVGARRVL; encoded by the coding sequence TTGAACAGGGTAACGCGTATTTTAGTAATCCTATTGATGTTGGTCTGCACTGTTTCCATTACATACGCATCTGCTTTCGAACAAGGCGATCAGGGGCAAGATGTTGTTGCAATTCAGGCGCGATTAAATACTTTGGGCTATGAAATTGTTGCAGATGGTGATTATGGTCCTGCAACCGTTAATGCCGTAAAAGCATTTCAGCGAGATCGCGGACTTGAGTCGGATGGAGTTATTGGATCACAAACTTATAGGGCACTTATGGGGCGTGAAATTCCTACAAGCCGCGATGGGTCTAGTGTTTCGGTAAGGCGACTTACCCAGACCTCATTTCGGTATATCGGTGTACCTTACATGTTTGGCGGAACCACTCCAAATGGGTTTGATTGTTCTGGGTTTGTCCAATTTGTCTTTGGCAATAATGGTATTTCATTACCTAGAACAGCGGATCAGCAATTTGAAATGGGACAACCGGTTTCCTATAGCCGGCTGCAGCCAGGTGATCTTGTTTTCTTTTCAACATATGCCTCAGGGCCTTCGCACAGCGGCATATATTTGGGAGATGGCAAGTTCATCAGTGCAACTTCTAGCAGAGGAGTTGCAGTTGATTTGATGGAAAGTAGATATTGGGGATCGCGCTATGTAGGAGCGCGTAGAGTGTTATAG
- a CDS encoding UPF0016 family membrane protein produces the protein MTAFFTSLVAVVLAEMGDKTQLLAMAFATQYRWQTVMWGVFAATVLNHLFAVVLGVYLTKFIPIEYVQIAAAISFILFGLWTIRGDKLDKEERRSNYSPFWTVAIAFFIAEMGDKTQLATIALAAKFNTLLPVWLGTTAGMMVADAIGIIIGIVLGKKIPERLVKWFAALVFIFFGLYGLYETVPDELLTHQNLAVVAVCVTFLVYLVARLEQTSKKI, from the coding sequence TTGACAGCATTTTTCACATCGTTAGTGGCGGTTGTCCTAGCTGAAATGGGGGATAAGACACAACTGCTGGCTATGGCATTTGCAACCCAATATCGTTGGCAAACTGTTATGTGGGGAGTATTTGCAGCTACAGTTTTAAATCATTTATTTGCCGTGGTTTTGGGTGTTTATTTGACAAAGTTTATTCCTATTGAATATGTACAAATTGCGGCAGCAATTTCTTTTATTTTATTTGGATTGTGGACAATCAGGGGAGACAAATTAGACAAAGAAGAACGGCGATCTAATTATAGCCCGTTCTGGACAGTTGCAATTGCGTTTTTTATTGCTGAAATGGGTGATAAGACACAATTAGCTACAATTGCTCTTGCGGCCAAATTCAATACACTATTGCCAGTGTGGTTAGGTACAACGGCTGGCATGATGGTTGCTGATGCAATCGGTATTATTATTGGTATTGTTTTAGGCAAAAAAATACCCGAAAGATTGGTTAAATGGTTTGCAGCATTGGTCTTTATATTTTTTGGACTTTACGGTTTGTATGAGACAGTACCTGATGAACTGCTTACTCATCAAAATTTAGCGGTGGTAGCAGTCTGTGTGACCTTCTTAGTTTACTTAGTTGCTCGGTTGGAACAGACTTCAAAGAAGATATAA
- the thiH_2 gene encoding thiamine biosynthesis protein ThiH codes for MVSFIDEILKYQEFDYAAFFNQLTDADVQRIIQKDRLSVFDYLSLLSPVAERHLEAMAQKAHRLTTQHFGKTMLLFTPMYLANYCVNQCLYCGFNVKNKLQRKKLTMDEVAAEAAIVAATGLKHLLILTGESSQQTPVSYIEECIHVLKKYFSCIGIEVYPLSEEEYRQVIAAGADGLTIYQEVYDQETYSELHPAGPKRNYQYRLDAPERACKAGIRTVNIGALLGLNDWRTEAFLSGLHADYLQRKYPEVEVSISPPRMRPHIGGYPPKVIVNDKNLVQYMLAYRLFMPRGGLTVSTRESAELRDRLVKLGVTKMSAGVCTAVGGRADTESVGQFEISDDRSVREMASMLYANGYQPVYKDWQVLIDE; via the coding sequence GTGGTGTCATTTATTGATGAAATATTAAAATATCAAGAGTTTGACTATGCAGCTTTTTTTAATCAGCTTACCGATGCGGATGTTCAAAGAATCATTCAAAAAGATCGGTTGAGTGTTTTTGATTATTTATCACTGCTGTCGCCTGTTGCAGAGCGGCATCTGGAAGCAATGGCTCAGAAGGCCCATCGCTTAACCACCCAACACTTTGGAAAAACCATGTTGCTTTTTACGCCCATGTATTTAGCAAACTATTGTGTTAATCAATGCCTATATTGTGGATTTAATGTTAAAAATAAGCTGCAACGGAAAAAACTAACTATGGATGAGGTTGCGGCAGAGGCGGCAATTGTTGCTGCAACAGGCTTGAAGCATTTGCTTATTCTGACAGGTGAATCGTCACAACAAACGCCAGTATCTTACATTGAAGAGTGTATTCATGTACTTAAAAAATATTTTTCTTGTATTGGCATTGAGGTTTATCCTCTTAGTGAAGAGGAGTATAGACAGGTCATAGCTGCTGGTGCTGATGGATTAACCATCTATCAGGAAGTTTACGATCAGGAGACTTATTCTGAACTTCATCCTGCGGGACCTAAGCGGAATTATCAATACCGTCTTGATGCACCAGAGAGGGCTTGTAAAGCCGGAATAAGAACAGTTAATATTGGTGCTCTATTAGGATTAAATGATTGGCGTACAGAAGCTTTCTTAAGTGGGTTGCATGCTGATTATCTACAACGAAAATATCCTGAAGTTGAGGTAAGTATATCTCCGCCGCGCATGCGTCCTCATATTGGTGGTTATCCACCCAAGGTTATTGTAAATGATAAAAACTTGGTGCAATATATGCTTGCGTATCGCTTGTTTATGCCCCGCGGCGGGCTTACTGTTTCTACCCGAGAAAGTGCCGAGCTTAGAGATCGCTTAGTGAAATTAGGTGTTACGAAAATGTCAGCAGGAGTTTGTACGGCAGTGGGTGGCCGCGCTGATACCGAGAGTGTTGGACAATTTGAAATATCTGACGATCGCAGTGTTAGGGAAATGGCTTCTATGTTATATGCCAATGGTTATCAGCCTGTTTATAAAGATTGGCAGGTGCTAATTGATGAATGA
- a CDS encoding sodium:phosphate symporter: MDTAVSVISGILLLLCGIHFMRHGLQNILGNRLHQTLIRITVTPWRGLLVGILASALMQSSTAVSLITIGLVSAEYLSFYQSLGIIFGANIGTCSTVQLLALSLPDQYLLPLLVFFMVLLLIKKLRYMALAISSFLCIFIGINLISNSLSHMSELNTALEYIAAGKTNPGYGIAGGILITLLLQSSSAATALLMVFANEGIIDLTTAIYVVYGNNIGSCLSSLIIGLASPLAGKRVAAAHIILNIVGVLIFLPFTKFLAYLMLKFSPEIPGQIALAHTTFNVVSSLIVIPFAKQFARLIIWLVPERR; this comes from the coding sequence ATGGATACAGCGGTTTCAGTTATATCGGGTATCTTGTTACTATTATGCGGTATACATTTTATGCGGCACGGATTGCAAAATATTTTAGGCAACAGGCTTCATCAAACGCTCATTAGAATAACGGTGACCCCATGGCGTGGTCTCCTTGTCGGTATATTGGCCTCTGCTCTTATGCAAAGCAGTACCGCAGTCTCCTTAATTACAATTGGTCTGGTCAGCGCTGAGTATCTAAGCTTTTATCAAAGCTTAGGAATTATTTTTGGTGCAAATATCGGTACCTGTAGCACAGTACAGTTACTGGCTTTATCATTGCCTGATCAATATCTTTTGCCACTTCTAGTATTCTTTATGGTATTGCTTTTAATAAAGAAACTGCGTTACATGGCGTTAGCTATTAGCAGTTTTTTATGTATCTTCATTGGCATAAATTTAATTTCAAATTCACTAAGTCATATGTCAGAACTAAACACCGCTCTTGAATATATCGCTGCAGGAAAGACTAATCCAGGTTATGGAATTGCTGGAGGAATTCTCATAACACTATTATTACAATCAAGCAGTGCAGCGACAGCTTTACTGATGGTTTTCGCTAATGAAGGTATTATTGATTTGACAACAGCAATCTATGTTGTCTATGGTAATAACATCGGCTCATGCCTTTCTTCTTTGATAATCGGCCTGGCATCACCACTAGCTGGCAAGCGGGTGGCAGCAGCCCATATCATTTTAAATATTGTTGGAGTTCTTATTTTTCTACCATTTACAAAATTTCTTGCCTATTTGATGCTAAAATTCAGCCCAGAAATACCAGGTCAAATAGCCCTAGCACATACAACGTTCAACGTAGTATCATCACTCATTGTAATTCCTTTTGCAAAACAATTTGCCAGACTGATTATATGGTTAGTGCCGGAGAGGAGGTAA
- a CDS encoding glycosyl transferase produces the protein MKLISIVVPIFNEQDNIENFYEEICTHMKSLNYDFELIFVDDGSKDASSLILDRLVQKDKRVRALFLARNFGHQIALTCGVDHADGDAVLTMDGDMQHPPGLIPELVAKWEEGYEVVQTIRVNTEGISWAKAITSGLYYKLINLLSKVRIQEGGSDFRLMDKKVVLSFCRFRERARFIRGMIGAIGYKQINVEFIAPKRYAGTSKFSLNKMLHFALDGITAYSKLPLRFAFYIGLLCGLLSLILTMQVIYLKLFTTEALPGWATLSASILLLGGLQLAGLGIIGEYIGRIFEEVKQRPLYWIRTESKNSQAIIEDRSCEKNHLKGRNLHKKEE, from the coding sequence ATGAAGTTAATTTCGATTGTCGTACCTATTTTTAATGAACAAGATAATATTGAAAATTTTTATGAAGAAATATGCACACATATGAAGTCTTTGAATTATGATTTCGAATTGATTTTTGTTGACGATGGATCAAAGGACGCAAGCTCGTTAATCTTGGACCGCTTAGTTCAGAAAGATAAAAGAGTTCGAGCATTATTTCTTGCCAGGAATTTTGGACATCAGATTGCCTTAACTTGTGGTGTTGACCATGCTGATGGCGATGCTGTGCTTACTATGGACGGGGATATGCAGCATCCGCCAGGGTTAATTCCGGAGCTAGTTGCTAAATGGGAAGAAGGCTATGAAGTTGTTCAAACAATTAGAGTCAATACTGAGGGGATATCCTGGGCAAAAGCGATTACTTCTGGGCTATATTATAAACTGATTAATTTACTGTCAAAGGTTCGCATTCAAGAAGGTGGATCTGACTTCAGGTTGATGGATAAAAAGGTTGTTTTAAGTTTTTGTAGATTTCGCGAACGAGCAAGATTTATTAGAGGGATGATTGGGGCAATTGGCTATAAGCAGATCAATGTAGAATTCATAGCTCCAAAGCGTTATGCTGGTACATCTAAGTTTTCATTGAATAAAATGCTCCATTTTGCACTTGATGGAATTACTGCTTACTCTAAGCTTCCATTGAGATTCGCTTTTTATATTGGATTGTTGTGTGGATTGTTAAGTTTAATTCTGACCATGCAAGTTATCTATTTGAAATTATTTACGACAGAGGCTTTGCCGGGATGGGCGACCCTTTCTGCCAGTATCTTGCTGCTGGGTGGTCTTCAATTAGCAGGATTGGGGATCATTGGTGAATATATTGGCAGAATTTTTGAGGAAGTAAAGCAACGGCCGCTCTATTGGATTCGTACTGAGTCAAAAAATTCTCAGGCAATCATTGAAGATAGATCATGTGAAAAAAATCATTTAAAAGGAAGGAATTTGCATAAAAAGGAAGAATAA
- the thiS gene encoding thiamine biosynthesis protein ThiS translates to MTMKLTVNGKVLEFQEELTIAMFVEKKGFKPENIIVELNYDIIQRGKWDETILKQDDHLEVLTFVGGG, encoded by the coding sequence ATGACTATGAAGTTAACGGTGAATGGCAAAGTTCTAGAATTTCAGGAGGAATTAACTATTGCAATGTTTGTTGAAAAGAAAGGGTTTAAACCAGAAAACATCATTGTTGAGCTTAACTATGACATTATTCAAAGAGGAAAATGGGATGAGACTATTCTTAAACAAGACGATCATTTAGAAGTATTAACTTTTGTAGGTGGAGGTTGA
- the hybD gene encoding hydrogenase 2 maturation protease: MNKITVLGIGNILLGDEGIGVRVIQELQRAYQFPQNVQILDGGTLGLELVGSLYDTDKLLIVDAVLGRQTPGTIYEFDNDTIKAYFKNKVSLHELGIQDVLAALEVLDKPVKEMIIFGVQPACIELDLELSPLISEQVTPIISRIISTLRSWHIEVYSSNDLQECI, from the coding sequence ATGAATAAGATCACTGTACTGGGAATTGGTAATATTCTGCTTGGCGACGAAGGGATTGGAGTTAGGGTTATACAAGAATTGCAACGAGCCTATCAGTTTCCGCAAAATGTTCAAATTTTAGATGGTGGTACGCTGGGATTAGAATTAGTTGGCAGCTTATATGATACTGATAAGCTGCTTATCGTAGATGCAGTTCTTGGCAGGCAAACGCCAGGCACGATTTATGAGTTTGACAATGATACTATTAAAGCCTATTTTAAGAATAAAGTATCATTGCATGAATTGGGTATTCAAGATGTGCTAGCAGCATTAGAGGTTTTGGATAAACCGGTCAAAGAAATGATAATCTTTGGTGTACAACCAGCTTGTATAGAACTAGACTTGGAGCTTTCACCACTTATTTCTGAACAGGTTACGCCAATAATCAGCAGAATTATTTCGACCTTGAGGAGTTGGCATATTGAGGTATATTCTAGTAATGATTTGCAAGAATGTATATGA
- the thiE gene encoding thiamine-phosphate synthase gives MNISQGLTNFITSDIYGLTAEEFSLGRNNIEVVDEMIAAGIKVIQYREKEKKALYMYRECLEIRERTRQAGVTFIVNDHIDLAIAVKADGVHIGQEDLPPEKVRQLVGPSMLLGLSTHLPEQAQNAVKSGVVDYIGVGPIFATNTKKDVCDPVGLTYLDYVVNNIDLPFVAIGGIKLHNIAEVRKHGAKISALVTEIVGAENIIEKVSAIRKAMYE, from the coding sequence ATGAATATCAGTCAAGGTTTAACAAATTTTATTACCAGTGATATTTATGGCCTGACTGCAGAAGAATTCTCTTTAGGACGTAATAATATTGAAGTTGTAGACGAGATGATTGCTGCTGGAATAAAGGTCATTCAGTATCGGGAAAAAGAAAAAAAGGCTCTTTATATGTATCGAGAATGTTTGGAAATTCGTGAACGTACTCGACAGGCAGGGGTTACTTTTATTGTGAATGATCATATTGATTTGGCTATTGCGGTTAAGGCTGATGGAGTTCACATTGGACAAGAAGATTTACCGCCAGAAAAAGTTCGGCAATTAGTTGGTCCTTCAATGCTCCTTGGTTTATCCACTCACTTACCTGAACAAGCACAAAATGCAGTAAAAAGTGGTGTTGTAGACTATATTGGCGTTGGGCCTATTTTTGCTACAAATACCAAGAAGGATGTTTGTGATCCTGTCGGACTAACTTATTTAGATTATGTTGTGAACAATATCGATCTTCCATTTGTTGCAATCGGTGGAATTAAACTGCATAATATTGCTGAAGTGAGAAAGCATGGGGCAAAGATTAGTGCATTAGTTACAGAAATCGTCGGTGCTGAGAATATCATTGAGAAAGTTAGCGCTATTCGAAAAGCTATGTATGAATAA
- the aroH gene encoding chorismate mutase AroH → MENNDHGTICESVVELLTEIIAANKMETEDIGAVIFSSTPDLNAAFPALGARQMGWNEVPLFGTQEIDNINGLPRCIRVLILWNTELPQSAIKHIYLRDAVALRQDIKK, encoded by the coding sequence GTGGAGAACAATGATCATGGCACAATCTGCGAAAGTGTCGTGGAGTTATTAACTGAAATAATCGCTGCAAATAAGATGGAAACAGAAGATATTGGTGCTGTAATTTTTAGCTCCACTCCTGATTTAAATGCGGCATTTCCAGCTTTAGGGGCAAGACAAATGGGCTGGAATGAAGTTCCCTTATTTGGAACTCAAGAAATTGACAATATAAATGGTTTGCCGCGCTGTATCCGGGTACTTATTCTTTGGAATACCGAATTACCACAGAGCGCCATAAAGCACATATATTTGCGGGATGCAGTCGCTTTGCGACAAGACATAAAAAAATAA
- a CDS encoding thioredoxin, with protein sequence MAVININGEADFNEKVLKADKPTLVDFWAPWCGPCKMVGPEVEALADIYEGKAVIAKVNVDENQQLAGKYNVMGVPTLIVLKNGEEVNRIVGYRPRKELGSALDGAL encoded by the coding sequence ATGGCTGTAATTAATATTAATGGCGAAGCTGACTTTAATGAAAAAGTTTTAAAAGCTGACAAACCTACATTAGTTGATTTTTGGGCTCCTTGGTGCGGGCCTTGCAAAATGGTTGGACCTGAGGTGGAGGCTCTTGCCGATATCTATGAGGGGAAAGCTGTGATTGCTAAGGTTAATGTTGACGAAAACCAACAATTAGCCGGTAAATACAACGTTATGGGTGTTCCTACACTTATTGTGTTAAAAAATGGTGAGGAAGTTAATCGTATTGTTGGTTATCGACCACGTAAGGAATTAGGCTCTGCACTTGATGGTGCATTGTAA